TGATGTTTAGAATCTTTAATTCTGTCGTCCATACAGTGATTTTTCATGTTGGTCTTTTTTGTGAACAAAACATCTATtgaatgtctgtccatcctCTAAGAGGGAGAGCTCTTCCTCAGGTTTCTACAATCTTTACAGggttttttaaaagtttgaaaaaaaaaaaaggtacaaacTCAACTAATCATGTTTACTCTCTGACCTTGAAACTTTCGTCCATCaatatttttaacagaacagaTTTGATTTCATCTTCCTTTCTTAAtgtcgtgtgtttgtgtcttttttattttttatcggATGACGGATTCAAAAAAAAacgcaaacaaaaaacagccttGGTGTACAAAGACCTTTGGATAGAATACAtatattagcatgttagcataggAACATTCTATAAATGTTAAAGTAATGCAGATTCATTGCAGTAAAATTAGGCTTCAAGTACATCGgtgaagctgaagctgatgAACACTTGAGCATACAAAGGTCGCAGAGGTCCTTCCGTCGGGCTGCAGTGTTCACCTTTCCagccagaataaaaatgttcatgaaatgaaacaaaatgtggCTTTTAATAGCTttattaaatcatctttttatagAGAATTTGTCTTAATTGATCTCTCCGTCTGCACTTTAAAGACTATAAACATTCCATAGCTTGGTGTTAATTaagaaaatgttacaaataCATGCAATTTCCATCAAATACATATTCATCATACACATCTTTGCATCTTCTGTCATCCCTTTTCCATCATTAGCCATGTTTCCAGCCGTGCTGTTCACAAACAACCTATTAACCTCAAAGAAGAAGGAGCTAACCCAGTTGTCCCGGCCGTATACAAGAGGAAAATGTGGAGAAATCTTCAGTAATTTCTTTCAGTTGGGTAACTTGTAATAATTCTTTCAAGTCAGCTAGTATTGGCCGTGTTTTATGCTGTCTGGAGGCAGCTGATCAGTCATCAAAGAAAAATGTTCAAGAAAACAGAACTTATCTGGGAAAAGTATTTCCATCACCTATTAAGAGCATTAACTTATTTTCCATAGAGGCAAAAACCACCTCAAGCTAGCAGAAAACATTCTTGCAGAATAGGTCGTTTGCAGTCACGTGATTCTGATGATACGTGAAATTCAAATGGAGGGCGGAGGTGAAAAACAGAATGAATGAGATGGAGGGAAAGTTATTTATTGTtgcagcccagtcgccagaatataatgttagcagttagcattcctgcaaaccacagatatgtgaCACTTGTAGAAAATGTTGCATATCACATTCCCGTTATATGCTTATTAGCTGACTTTTACATCAtaaggtggaggtgatggaggtgacgTTATAACTGCAGTTCGAGTCACACCAGTGGATATTTGAAGGGACACCAACCATCTCCATCCGTGATCGTAGCAACCAGAACTGATGCGTTAAGACAAACAATGATGATGTATTCTTAAACCTAACCCAGCAATTTTGGTGCCTTAGCCTGAACATACCATAAGCAGAGTGCTGTGGGAGGGAACATAGGTTAATCAACCTAAACAaccataaagttgcaacataaagataGACCCAGTtgtaacttatctgtggttgAGCCGAAATGAATTGGCTAACATTTGTTCTGGAGGCTGGGTTGATCATTACTACGTAatgttgttcagttcagttagGATCACACTCCAGGAAAGTAAACAGTCAGCTACATAGTAGCCACAAAGTTTCCTTTGAACAAGTGGTCACTGCACAAACAAGCATCATCCGACTCAATTGAAGGTTTGGGAAATGTTCAGTGATTGACTTGTGATCATGATTCATATGTTTCACTTCAAATTGCGTCACTTTCAACAACATTTTCTCAGACGATACTTGAAAATGCACGTAACAGTATGCTGACCTGGAAACACGGCTAATGGCAGAAcatcactttcactttctcaaCACTCAGCCCTCAAGCGCAGTCTAGTTCAGTCTCCCTTATGTCCTTGAGTAAAAGGGGCttcaacaaaatgtttgttgttAATTTGACGATGTTAGTAAGTGCGGGAGGGCTCCCACAGAAAGGAGAGCTTCCTCTGTGTAGTGTTTCCAGTAACATTTGCAACCAGCAATTACCAAATGGGCAGTTAACAGCCATGAATGTACAGTATCTTTTAGTGATGATCTCAACACATTAGCTCGCTTGTATCAGTCAGTTTAGCTCTTACAGAAAGGAAACATCTGTTTTAGAGTTTGTCCTAACTTCTTTAAATGTGTAAGTGCTTTTAGTAGTGTCTTACGGCTCCAAACGTAGGCAGCTAACCTTCCTAAGGTGCACGTGTACATCATGTACTTACATAAAGTGCTAACAGCAAAAAGTCACAAcataacagaaaacatgaaatacCAACACCATCAAGAGATACAGTACAGAGCACCTTGAACACAGTATATTCAGTCTGACGTCCGTCTACATTCCAGGTGTAGTGCTACATTAGTTTAACAGAGTCTCCAAAGTGCTTTGTCTCACATAATACAATGCGTTGCCATGTACAACACACCTAAcagatgttgtgtgtttgtgtatttaacTTCTGCGCTTCTGtcaggaaacaggaaatgtaaaaatatcaCAACGAGAGCGGTGGGGGAGGGGGTCCGTGAGTTTGACAAACTGGATTAGCATTAATTATTGGTGTTTTTACTGTAATAGAAGTCACGTGACCTTTGTAAACCACAcatttgtatgtttattttagagGAAGTATAGAGGGTGTCTCATGTCTGGGtttttcctcctccaccctgtcATCACCCACCGATCACCACCACTATCTCGATGATGTTGCTGTTGGAAATAACACTCTCGCACTGACTCACACTCTCTGTTGAGGGAAGAACCCAAACAAGCCCACCAGGGTTTCCGTACTCTCCACCTCTATTTACGTTTTCGGGATGAtttttctgtgtgaatgaattaacaaacctattttttttatagttatGAAAATGTCTTCAGTGTATGATCCAAAATTCATAGAGCAGCTGCAGTTAGGCAGTACGTTATGCCATCATGTGAATACAGTCAAACCAGTGTAAAACATGTATTATCCCAGCAAACGTACGATGAGGACAAACCCTGAAACTGAGTCTGCAGTTATCCGTATTTGCTTTCTGCATCATTTGGCTCTACTTGGACCTACAATAGATACCTCtctgatatatatattgtttaaaaaacagTCTGCCATGCTGTGTTGATATGATGTTTCATCGATTCGCTGTTGACATTGGATGCAAATCTTCTGCGCAATTCACTCCCATTTCAGCCATTTTATCGGTTCACACGTTGCTGATGCGAACACTAAGAGCACGGCCAcgttcctcccctctctccctgtaGCTCTGCTCCAGACGAATCTTGTCTGGATCGGACACATCGGGCACAGTCCCGCCCCCGTTGCTCTGGTATCCGTGCTGGGGGCTGGACGGTTTGAAGACGGGCGTGGTCTTCGTCTTGGCCACTTTGTCAAAGAAGGCGAAGTCTGCTACGTATTTGCccgatggagacagagagaccaCGGGGGGGAACTCGTAGCCCCAGAGAATCTCATCAGGCAGGTAGGAGGTGCGGACCTGACAGGTGGCGGAGGTCGGCTCAATCGTAGCGCTCATGATCACCAGCAGCTCGAAGTCTGCCAACTCTGGATCTGTCCAGCCCCCACCTGGTGGAGGTTAATCAGATGGGAAGAGCAGCACAATATAGAGAAGTGTagaaagaagagacagaagatGAAAGGGATGAataggaaagaggaggagaaaataataaacttAAAGATTCACTTGAGAGTTTTTAACCACTGGTAGTGCTGTAGAGTAATGTCAGTATGAGGTCCCCATTTTGTTTGTACCTTGGCAATTCTCATAATGATGCACATATAAGCAGGCGATACAAATTCCTGCCAGTGGCTTCACATTAGTGCACTAACCAATTGATCAAAGAAATATAGCAATGCACCAgtaaaaggaaacaaagaaaatgttatttaaaggaGACCTCTTGCACATTTTACgtattttcctttccttccgtGTTTAAAGTTCTTGAGAAATAAAGAGTTCAAAGtttgcaccaacagaagctcctctcccCACTGCTAAACACTGCTACTAAAACACCTCATGAgtagtcccacctttaattctgtgactttgtgacgtCACACTGCCTCAACATaccatttgcataatttatggtggctagtttggcacaaCAATTGATttaacacagctgctctgttattgtgtgcatgtgtgagctgagcaatcagagcagactgggggccttaaagagacaggagcttaaacCAGAGTGTCTCAGATGagttttttaaagattaaagcatgtaaatgaGCAtcatatgtctcctttaacagGTGAAACACAAGCTTACCCTTGGCTGCCCAGGCTCGCAGGGGGCTGGTGTCATCGATGAGGTGGTAGAAGGTGAGGGGCAGGATGAGGAAGGGGCTGTCACTGGACGTGTCCACTTGAAAGGGCACATTCCTCTGGTCCAGACGAACCGTCTCACCTTCCTTAGTCAGAGACGTCTGGAGCAGTTTTCCAGTCACCTGTGGAGGAAAGATGTGCACAAGTTGTTGTAGCTAAATTGGTTCACAGATTTACAAAATGTTTCTACACATGACATTTAATTATACTTCACAGGTGTGGAAAACCTCTCGACTCTAAGATCACAATGCAGACATGACTGATGTCGAAACGATATTTTTGTAGATTACAACACACCTTCAATGCACCGCAGAAGGATTCTTATATTTAGttgttatatttttgtaatgtttatgtcTTGAACAGTTTGTTCAGACTAACTCATAGAATTTACAGCAATAGTGGAAATATCTAATAAATtgtctctgcacacacacctgacagccaAGAAGAAGACTCTTGCGCATATTGGCCACCCTGATCATCAGGCAGGGTCGACCTTCGTGGGTCGACACCACAGCGTGTTGGCTAAACTTTACTGTCTCACCTCGCTTCTTTGGCCGGGCAACCTGAGTGGAGAAGGCTCAATCAGTTCTGTAACAAATGCATTCAAACTGCAGGGAAATATACACAGTTGTGCTTGAGTTATTCGAAGTAGAAGTGCACATATCTGTTTTTAcctgaaaatgattttaaaaacctCAATTCTCTTTAATATAACAATTCCACTATGAAAACAACATGGATCTATGTAGAAAGAAgtcctctgttttctttgtatgtCACTTTGCAGCTGGATATTGTATGTATTGGCTACCTTGGCCAGGAAGGTACCGGTGATGAAGATCTCCATCAGCATGGTGATGACCAGCTGTACGATGAGGAGGATGACGGCAGCTGGACATTCCTCGGTGATGCAACGGAAACCGTAACCAATGGTCGTCTGGGACTCCAGGGAGAAGAGGAAAGCCCCCGTCAGAGTCTGCATCTGCATCACACAGGGGGTGTGGTTTGATGGAGGGTTGAACTCTGAAAGAACATGATAGAAAAAGCAACAGAATCAGATGAAAGTCTGTGCGATCTTATCATGTGATgctgatcattttaatttctcTGAAACTACAAAATTCTAGAGCAGAACAGCTGAGTGATAAGTGAAAATGTCTTATCACTGTGCAACACTACACAGGATTTcctgaaaatgtgttattaaCACTCTGTTGAGAAAACATTGTGAACatgagacatttgaggacacTTGTACAGAGCAGGCGACATTGAAGACATTAAGCTGTTTTCTGACCAGACAAATGTTTAGATTTTTAAGTGTCATTTTAAGTttagcaaacacaaacatcttcacTTCTTCACAACAGTGCTCTCACTGAAAGTGTACATGAACATAGATGTGTTTGATTTAAGACAGTTTGA
The sequence above is drawn from the Sparus aurata chromosome 21, fSpaAur1.1, whole genome shotgun sequence genome and encodes:
- the LOC115572633 gene encoding ATP-sensitive inward rectifier potassium channel 10 isoform X2: MEMEYILLESSSPQKVCHSQTQTDVLKPLLGGGISGGGGTLRKRRRILSKDGRSNVRIEHISGRSALYMRDLWTTFLDMQWRYKFFLFTATFVGTWFLFGVLWYLVALVHGDLLEFNPPSNHTPCVMQMQTLTGAFLFSLESQTTIGYGFRCITEECPAAVILLIVQLVITMLMEIFITGTFLAKVARPKKRGETVKFSQHAVVSTHEGRPCLMIRVANMRKSLLLGCQVTGKLLQTSLTKEGETVRLDQRNVPFQVDTSSDSPFLILPLTFYHLIDDTSPLRAWAAKGGGWTDPELADFELLVIMSATIEPTSATCQVRTSYLPDEILWGYEFPPVVSLSPSGKYVADFAFFDKVAKTKTTPVFKPSSPQHGYQSNGGGTVPDVSDPDKIRLEQSYRERGEERGRALSVRISNV
- the LOC115572633 gene encoding ATP-sensitive inward rectifier potassium channel 10 isoform X1; this translates as MTSATPPSSRSSSPQKVCHSQTQTDVLKPLLGGGISGGGGTLRKRRRILSKDGRSNVRIEHISGRSALYMRDLWTTFLDMQWRYKFFLFTATFVGTWFLFGVLWYLVALVHGDLLEFNPPSNHTPCVMQMQTLTGAFLFSLESQTTIGYGFRCITEECPAAVILLIVQLVITMLMEIFITGTFLAKVARPKKRGETVKFSQHAVVSTHEGRPCLMIRVANMRKSLLLGCQVTGKLLQTSLTKEGETVRLDQRNVPFQVDTSSDSPFLILPLTFYHLIDDTSPLRAWAAKGGGWTDPELADFELLVIMSATIEPTSATCQVRTSYLPDEILWGYEFPPVVSLSPSGKYVADFAFFDKVAKTKTTPVFKPSSPQHGYQSNGGGTVPDVSDPDKIRLEQSYRERGEERGRALSVRISNV
- the LOC115572633 gene encoding ATP-sensitive inward rectifier potassium channel 10 isoform X3 is translated as MRDLWTTFLDMQWRYKFFLFTATFVGTWFLFGVLWYLVALVHGDLLEFNPPSNHTPCVMQMQTLTGAFLFSLESQTTIGYGFRCITEECPAAVILLIVQLVITMLMEIFITGTFLAKVARPKKRGETVKFSQHAVVSTHEGRPCLMIRVANMRKSLLLGCQVTGKLLQTSLTKEGETVRLDQRNVPFQVDTSSDSPFLILPLTFYHLIDDTSPLRAWAAKGGGWTDPELADFELLVIMSATIEPTSATCQVRTSYLPDEILWGYEFPPVVSLSPSGKYVADFAFFDKVAKTKTTPVFKPSSPQHGYQSNGGGTVPDVSDPDKIRLEQSYRERGEERGRALSVRISNV